The DNA segment AGTGATTAGTTGAAAATGGTTTTGCCGTACTGACGGATTTTCCTGCTGGCTGAAACCGTCTTGGGGTAATTGAGCGGGCCGGATCCGCGATGCGCCCACGGGGCTCTGGTAGGCGGGGTAATTCTATCTGGCTTCAGCATGATCCTTCTTCTTGGAAATTCAAGAAAAATTCCTTGGAATCTTTATTGTTATTCTGGAAATATTTTAGCCATCGGCGTGGTGTCATAGGAAAGCCTTGATTGTTGGCCTCAACACATAAAGCTCAGGATTCGATTGTTATTGACTTTAAAATTGAGAATAGATGGAGCCCGATGGAGAGAACTTATTGGGTTATGAAGTCTGGGAATAGTTTCTGGAATATATTTGACGGATAATTGCAGGTATGCATAATAATTGCTATGAGTGTGAATGATATTGCCCTTAAGGCGGGAGTCTCGCAGGCGACAGTTTCCAAGGTCATCAATAATTATCCGACCGTTTCTGCTGAAAGTGTGGCACGCGTGCGTAAGGCGATGCGTGAACTCAATTACGAACCCTTGTCGCGTACCCGCCGGGTGAAGGAGAAAAGCGAGCAAGTGCCCTTGGTGGCTCTGCTGATTTTTCCCGGAAAATATTTTCAGGACTACCGGGCCAGTTTCGTAAAAATGATCCGCAGCATCGAGGAGTCGCTGCGCGAGAAGGGGATGGACCTTATCATGGCCCACGTTTCCCGGGTGGAGGATCTTCCGGCCTCGGTCCGGCACAGGCGCGTGCAGGGCGTCATCCTGCAGGGGGGCGATCCGGGGGAGGATGTTCTGAAGGAGCTCAAGGACATCCCATCGGTCTGGGTCAGCTCGCACCGGGGGCAGGCGGGAAACTCCCTGCTCGGCGGCAACGAGGATGTCGGTCGGGTCGCGGCGGAGTATCTGGTCTCGTGCGGGCACAAGCGGCTCGGTGTCATCAACACGATGAGTGAAGACCCGGTCCTGGTCGTGCGCTGCAGGTATTTTCAGTTCGTGGCGGAGAACGCCGGTTGCCAGTGCCGGATGTACGTTAGCGATAGTCACGGCGAGAGTTGGTCACATGGCGAGGACCTCGATATGGCCGCGTTTGAAAAACAGGTCGATGAACAGGTCTCGGCATTTCTCGCGGACAAAAACAGGCCGACCGGCATTTTTGTTCCGGTGGATTTCCAGTTGGCGATGGTCTATCGCATCCTGCAACGACGGGGGGTGCAGATCGGGAAAAACCTCGATTTCATCGGCAGCGACGAGGAGAAATCCGTCCTGCTCGGTTTGTATCCACGTCCCGCTACAATCGAGGTCGGCCCGACGCTGATCGGCATGCAGGCAGTCAAGGAGCTGTGCTGGCGGATGGAAAATCTGGCCGGAGACAGTCGCTTGCGTGTCAGTGTCGCCCCGCGCCTCGTACCCGGAGAAAAGCTGTCCTGAGGGACGGATCAGCGGGTGGACGCTGACATCTTTTCCAAAACTTCCACCCGATATGGGATGGAGGGTTGGGCACCGCGGCGGGTGCACGCGAGCGCCCCACCGACAACCGCGTAGCGGATCGCCTCCGGCATGGAGTGCCCGGAGGCCAGAGCGACGGACAGCGCGCCCGCGAAGGTGTCACCGGCGGCGGTTGTGTCTACGGCCTTGACCGGGATGGATGGCACGTGCAGGGAGGTTTCGGCGTTGAGCCAGAGCGCGCCTTTTGCCCCGAGTGTGACGACGATTTCACGCACGTCATAGTTTTGCACAAGGCTGCGGGCAGCCTGGACGATTTGTTCGAAACTGTCCGTGGGTTGGCCGCTGAGGGTGGCCAGTTCGGTTTCGTTGGGAAGGAGGTAATCGACCGCCGAGAGCAACTCGCGTGGGAGCTCTGGCAAGGCCGGAGCGGGGTCCAGCATGACGGGCACACCTTGCGAACGGGCATGGCGGGCGGCGTCCAGAGCGGCTTCGACTGGCGTTTCCAGTTGCAGCATGAGCATCCCGGCTCCCGCGTACCACGCGGGGTCTGCAGGAGCGGTCGCCTCGGCGTTGGCGCCGGGGCCGACCATGATGGAGTTTTGTCCGCTGGCCTGGTTGAGCAGGATGACGGCGGTGCCGCTGGATTTTGTCGAATCGCGGAGGGCCCGGGTGTCGATGCCCTCACGTTCGAGGTTGGCGCGCAGTTGCAGGCCGAAGCTGTCCGTCCCCACGCTTCCGGCGAAGCGGACCTTGCCCCCGAGCCGCGCGGCGGCGACCGCGGCGTTGGCTCCCTTACCGCCGGGGGCGAGCATGATGTCGCCGGCGTGAATGGTTTCTCCGGGCCGTGGCAGTCGCTGGAGCGGCGTGACCACGTCCATGTTTATGCTGCCAAAGACGAGGATGGAAGGGGGCGGGGGCATCTTGCTACTGCGGACGAGGGATTTTTTTTGAGGCATCGGGCGGCATGTCGTTGGCGGTGGTTGCGTTTGATTAAACCATCGCCACAGAAAAAGCGGAAGGCCTGTCCGGCAGGCGATTTCGCTGTGAATAAAGGTCGTTTCGACGAGGTCGTTATCTAACGAGGGTATGGACCATCAAAGCGAAGGGCAAGCGCTTCCGGTAGCGGAAGTGGAGTTCTCGGCGATACCTTTGCCTACGGTCTGGCGATCCGTATAAACGGGCTGCGCGCACAGTTCCACGATCTCGTTGACGGATTGTTTCAGCTGCTCGGGCACGATTTTAAGATAACGGTGAAGACCGGCGGAGTCTTCGTGAAAGCGCATGATGCCCTGCTCGTCCACCGCGACCCATCCGGGGGGCGAACAGGTAAAGGCTTCGCAGCCGGGGCGCACGGCTTCGAGCGCGGCGGCGGGGTCCCACATCGGGCGGTCGTAGGGCATGGGTTTGTAGAGCCGGTAGCCTTCGGCCAGAGGATGGTAGCGGGTCCACTCGTAGTCTTCCAGAATGCTCCGGCACGGGTAGAGCATGGCGAGTCCGATCTCGTACCCGCAGAGGGTGAGCGGTACCGGGCAGTCGTTGAAAAAACGCATCGAGGCGGAGATGTCGCAGTGCACGTTGTACTCACGGTTATCAAGGGTGGGGTGTCGCTGCACCTCCTCGCTGAAGTCGCCCGCCATGACCACAACACGCCCGACCTTGCGGGCGAGCAGTTCGCGTCCGTCAAGGGGGCTGTGTTCGTCGGCTCCGGTGTCAAAAAGTTGGGCGATATTCGTGCTGAAGCCGATCATGAGCAGCGTGACGGAGCCATCGGCCTCGCGGCTGAGCAGGCGGCGGAGCAGGGCGACGGACGGCTCGTATCCATTTTCCGGATACGAGCGTGGGAAGCGGTCGGGGGCGCGACAGATGGGACCGAGGTATGTCCGCTCGTTCGGGGTGACTCCCTCGTGCACGGCCCCGACAGGGATGGTGCCGCGCCCGTAAAAGGTATTCATCAGGTCGATGAAGACGGGTGAAAGCTCATGGGCCTTGCTGCTGATGACGCCTAGCAACTCGCACTCGCCCCGGCTCTGCATGGCGTGGAGCATGGCGAGCGCGAGGGCATCGTCGATGTCGTTACCCATGTCGGTGTCGAGGATGAGCCTGACGGGTTCTTTGCTGAAATTGTGGCAATTCATAGTATGGGTGGTGCGTCTCTCAGTGTCGGGGCGTGCCGGTTGGCTTGGGGGATGGCGGGAAGCCTTATGCCGAAAACCCGGGATGGCACGGGAGCGTTCACAGGACGCTCACTATGAATACTTATCGCCTGTTTTTTTGGAAAAATGCAAGTTTAAATTACATATTTCTAGAATATTCGTTGGGTTTGATTCTTGGAATATATTCTATGTGCGAAATATCCGATGTGCCGTCGTGTCATCGAAGGTGGATTCGGGAGCCTGAGACGCCCCGGGGGCTTGATCACCTGGCACTATGCATCGCTGACATAGAAATGATTCTGCGCGATGGAGGGCCTCCGGCTCTCAGGCCTGTCTGTCTGGCCGTCTTAGCGTGAGCCGAGCAGCTCCAGGGCGTGCCTGAGTACCATGTCCGGATGGACTTGGCTGATGGACATGCCGCCGGTCGGGGGGCAGCCTGCGGGCTGGACCAGCCGGGTCGGCGCGGTAAATATCGGGCCGGTACGGACAGGGTTGGTCGGGCCGAAGACGACCAGCACAGGCACGCCGAGGGCGTTGGCCAGGTGCATGCCTCCGGTGTCGTTGCAGATGAGCAGATCGAGTCGGGAAAGCTCGTCAGCGAACTCCACCAGGGCGGTTTTACCGGCGCGGTCGATGACGCTCTGCGGGCGAAAGTCCTTCGTCACCTCGCGGGTGATGGCGGCGTCGCGCTCCGTGCCGAAGGTGAAAACCTGCGCGTCGGGCCGGGCGTCCTGAAGCGCCGCAACGAGGGTGCGCCAGTGGTCAACCGGCCAGCGCTTTTCGGGGGAATTCTCCGTGCCCGGAATGAGCCCGATGCGCGGCGCGTTGGCGGTGGTGGCGGTGGTGTCTTCGCTGTGGGCAAAGCTCACGCCGGGGGCGTCCGGCTTGCTGCCTGCGGCGGGGGCGGAGGCCGAGGCTTCCCAGGCGAAGGGGGAGAGGTCGAGCTCCTGCTGGAGCCCGAAGTGCTGGAAAAATTTTTCCCAGAGACGAGTCTGGTGAATCGTTGCTTCGTCCAGCCCGGTGGGCAGCGGCCAGGTGAGGTTCAGGCAGCGGCGGGGCTTGCCGGGGCGGGCGATGCCGAAGCGCTGTGGAGCGCCGATGAGGCGGGCTTCGAGGTCGCCCCGGGTGGAATTGGTGAAAAGGATGTGGCAGTCCGGGTACTCCTCGCGCCAGCGCCGGAATTGCCTGTAATAGCCCCGGCCCTTGGCGGGGAGCGGCAGGAGACGGTCGCCGACGCCGAAGCGCTCCAGCAGCGGCAGGAAGTGCGGACGGGCCAGCAGGGTCAGCTCAGCGTCGGGACGAGCCAGACGCAGGGCGCGCAGCAGGGGAAGGGCCATAATGACGTCGCCCAGCCAGTTGGGCAGGCGAACCCAGAAGCGGGTTTTGCGCGGGAGCGCGTCCCAGCCGTGGTACTCCAGCGTCTCCTCGATGGCGTCGCGTCGGGCGCGCAGGCGGAAGCGCTTGTCGGGGTCCTCCTGGGTGCCCCAGCGCGAGTGCAGCCAGAGCCAGTCTGCGCAGAGGTCGTCACCGCCGGTTTTGAGCTTGTCCTCCAGCCATTGGTTGGCGGCGAGCATGATGTCGATGGCGCGGGGCGGGCAGGTGAGGATCTCCGCGCGGATGCGGCCCTGCCAGAAGCCCGTGCGCTCGGTGTAGAGGATGCCGACGCGGGTCTTGCGCCGCTGCGCGAGCAGGCCGGGCAGGTCCGTGGTCGAGGCCACGCGCCCGAAGAAAGTGGTCAGCACGCCTTTGTGCCCGGCGTTCTGGTCGAAGAGCACGGCAACGATGCCGTTGTTTTCGATCAACTGCATGGCCGGGCCGAATCCCTCCTTGCGCGAAAGCAGCTTTAGGCCGAAGCGTTCACGGGTGCGTTTGACCCAGTGGTCGAGGCCGGGCTGGTTGAGCGGGCGGAAGATCACGCCGACGTTGAGCGGGGGCTGGCCGTTGGCCTCGTGGAGGCCGGGCAGGGCGGTCAGCGATTCCATGAGCGAGAAATGCGGCACCATGACGACTCCGCCCTCGCGGTTGCGGAGAGCCTGGTCGAGTTCGTGGCTGAGATCCTCGTCCAGCGTGAAGTGCCGCTTCAGCCGTTTGAGGGAAAAGGCCGGGCTGGCCAGCACGTACAGGCCCATCTCGACCGTGCGCCGACAACTCTCGCGCCCGATGCGCCGGTGCCATTGCCGGGGCTTGTCCGGGAAGGCGTGGTGCAGGTTCGAGAGCAGCGCGTGGCGGCGTCCGGGCAGGCCAAAGTAAATGAGATCCCCGACCAGCTTGCAGAAGCATTCGGAGACTTTGGAGGGCAGGGCGGCGAGCACGCGCCCCAGACTGTCGAGCAGAAAGCCGATCACCCCGACAGCAGAGCCGGATTCTGCCCCCGGCCCAAGTCAAAAATGCGGCTGGACTGAATACGCCCCACGGGATTTAAAATAGCGGCTTGGAAATCCTCATCATCAAGCCCTCCTCCCTGGGCGACATCATCCACGGCCTGCAAGTGGCCCAGTCGCTCAAAACACAGCGGCCGGGTGTGCGCATCACCTGGGTGGCACGGGAGATTTTCGCGCCGCTGGCGGAGGCCTGCGCGTGCGTGGACGAGGTGATCGTCTTTCACCGCAAGGCTGGTTGGGCCGGGCTGCGACAGTGCATCCGCGAGATTCGCAATCGCCGCTACGACTGGGTGCTGGACATGCAGGGACTGGCCCGCAGCGGCCTGATGACCTGGCGGGCGCGGGCAGATAACAAGGCCGGTCGCCGCGACTCCCGCGAAGGCGCGCGCCTGGCCTACCAGTTCATGCCGGAGCTTCCCCCTGCCGGGCGCACGGCCCACGCACTGGACATTTTACTGGAATTTCTGCCGCTGCTTGGGCTGGAGGCCCGCGCCGATGGTCCTTTGCGTTTCCGCGAGGTTAAGGCAAGCAACCTCCCGCCCAAAACCGCCGGGGCGGTGGTGCTTTTTCCCGGCAGCCGCCGGGCGGAAAAGGAGTGGCCGGGCTTTGCCGCGCTGACCGAGAAGTTGCTCGCTGCCGAGCCGGGGCGGACGATTGTCTGGGCTGGCGATCAGCCGGTGACGGCCCCGCTGGAGTGGCCGCGCGAGCGTTTCTTTAACCTGACCGGAAAAACGGCCCTGCCCGAACTGCTGCCGCTCATCGCCGGGGCGCGACTGTGCGTGTGCAACGACAGCGGTCCGATGCACCTGGCTGCCGCGCTGGGAACGGAACTGGTGGCGATTTTCGGGCCGACCCCGCCGGAGCGTTTCGGCCCCTGGCCGCTCGACAACCCGCGCCACTACGTCGTGCAAGCGCCCGCTAGCGGGTTGGCCGGGCTGGAGGTCGGGGAGGTCTTCGCGCTCGTCGAGGCCGCGCTTGCCGCCGACCGGGAGGAAGCCCCGGCGGAGGCCCCAGCAGAAACGACGGCGAGTATCCAGTCGGTGGCCAAAGGGAAGTCCTCGGCTGCTGATGCCAGGGAGGCACCGATTGAGATCAAGCTCTTTGAACCGCGGCACGCGGAGCCTTTCCGGCGGCTGAACCTGGACTGGATCGAGCGGTTTTTCGAGGTGGAGGAGCAGGACCGGCGCATGCTGGGCGACCCGCAGCAGGCCATCATCGCGCACGGTGGCGAGATTGTGGCGGCGGAGGCCGGAGGCGAGGTCGTTGGCGTTGGGGCCTTGCAGTTTATCGAGCCCGGTTACTACGAAATCGCGAAGATGGCGGTTGACCCGGCCTGGCAGGGGCGGGGGATCGGCCGCAAGATCATGGCCCGGCTGATCGAGCGCGCCCGGGAACTCGATGCCGTGCGCCTCCTCATCCTGACCAATACCCGGCTCGGCCCCGCCCTGCACCTGTACCGCGAATTCGGTTTTCAGGAGATTCCCACTCCGAAAGATTCGCACTACCAACGGGTGGACATCAGCTTTGAGCTTCAGTTGACCCCTGAGTCCTGAAGCGCCGCGTCCTTTTTATATATACCCGCAGGCTCATTCCTCTTTCACCGCAAGGCATAAGGTGGCCGCTTAATTCTGGTCGCGGCTCTGGCGCTTGAGAGAAAAATAGGCCTGGAGCAGTTCGCGGCATTCGCGCTCAAGGATGCCGCTGTGGGGGGTGACGCGGTGGTTGAGGCCGGGGACTTCGTGCAGGGGGGTGGCACCGCCGAGGCAGCCCATTTTCGGGTCGGGGACGGCGAAGACCACATCGGTCAGCCGCGCCATGATGCTGGCCCCGGCGCACATCGGGCAGGGCTCCTTGGTCACGTAAAGGGTGGCACCGTTAAGCCGCCAGTCGCCGATGGCGTTGGCCGCCTGGGTGATGGCGAGCATCTCGGCGTGCGCGGTCGGGTCGAGCGTGCTCTGGGTGGCGTTGTGGGCGGCGGCGATGACTTCGCCCTCGTATACGATGACCGCGCCGATGGGCACTTCGTCCTGACGCCACGCGTCGATGGCGAGGTTGTAGGCCAGCTTCATGTAAAACTCCCCGTCGCGCTGGAGTTGCGAGGGGAACATTTTTTCAAACGGGCAGGGCAGGGGCTGGCGGTCGCTCTGGTCGTGCATGATGGTGGGAAATTGAATGCAGGTCACAAAGAACACGAAGAAGACACGAAGGGCACGAAGAAAAATAGAGCATGTTCGCTCTAGTAACCGCAGAGGTGCAAAGACGCTGAGAAGAGAAACGCGGAGAGGATGTAATCCGACGCGCTCGCTATTTCTCAATAAACCTTCGTGCCCTTCGTGTCTGCTTCGTGACCTTTTACTTATTCCATCTTAAATCATCAACCAAACAGCCGGTTCATTTCCTGCTCGTCGAGGGTGCGGCAGAGGCGGTAGCCCTTACCGCTGGGCGGCAGCGAGACGGCGAACTGTGCCCGGTCCTCGGCGGTTTCAAACTCCAGCCCGATGAGGGCGCGACCCACGCGTTCGCCAGAGTAGCGGTAGTTGAAGTAGCAGAAGTTTCCGCGTCCGCGCACGGTGCCATCGAGAAAGGCGTGCATCGCGCCGGGGCGTTCGTAGAACTCCAGTTCCAGGAACAGCGGGTGCGTGAGCAGACGGGCCTCGCAGGCGATGGCGCGGTAGCGGACCTCGACCGAGTTGTCCACCTCGGTGAAGCGGTAACCGCTCGCGCGCAGACGCTCAACCAGCGCGGCGTGCTCAGGCTCCGAACACGAAAGCCCGAAGACGGGCCAGGCAAGCTCCCTGTCGCGCTTGCCGTACTGGAAGTCGATAATGTTGAGCGCGCCCAGCCCGGTTTCCAGGAGGGCGAGCATGGCTCCGGGACGTTCGGGGATCTCAATACGCAGGTGCCGCCGGTGTCCACCGCCGATCCCGGCGGCGTCGGCGATGCGGGCGAGCTGCCCGAAGTCGAGATTCGCGCCGGTGGCCACGACCAGTGCCCGCCCGAAGGGGTGCGCGGCACGGTCCTTGAGCAGCCCGGCCAGCCCCATCGCCCCGGAGGGCTCTTGCAGGCAGCGGAGGTTTTCCCAGTAAAGGCGGATCGCGTCGGAGACTTCCTCGTTGGTCACGGTGATGACCTCGTCGAGGACTTCGCGACAGACTGCAAAGGTCGTGCTCCCGGCCTTGCGGACAGCGGTGCCGTCGCAGAAAATATCCAGCGTGTCCAGCCCGACCGGCTGGCCCGCTTCCAGCGCGGCCTTCATGGAAGCCTGCCCCACGCCTTCGACGCCAACGACGCGGATGCCGGGGTAATAGGTTTTGAGCCAGTTGGCCACGCCAGCGGCCATGCCACCGCCGCCGATCTGGAGGTAGGCCACATCGAACGGCCCCTCTCCGGACATGACGACCTCGTCGGCGAGCGTGGCCTGTCCGGCCATCACCTGGAGGTCGTCGTAAGCGTGGATATAAACGCCGCCCGTATCCTTGGCCCGCTGGAGCGCGGCGGCGTAGGCGTCGTCGTAGCCATCGCCGTGCAGGACGATTTCAACCGCGTCGCCCCCGTGGCGCAGGACGGCGTTGCGCTTGACGGCGGGCGTCGTCACCGGCATGAAGACCTGCGCCTTCAGCCCGAGCAGCCGTGCGGCCAGGGCAACCCCCTGCGCGTGATTGCCCGCCGAGGCGGCCAGAACGGGCTTGTCCGCCTCCTGCGGGCTGAGCAGCGCCATGCGGTTGAACGCGCCCCGCCACTTGTAGGCCTTGATCGCACAGAGGTCCTCGCGTTTGACGAAAATCCGGCCCTCTCCATCAAGTTCGATCTGCTCCAGTGGCGTGGGCTGACCGGCACGGTACACGCGCTGGCGGGCGAAGAGCGTTTCCTGTCGCAGTTGTCTCAGTAAATCCATAGTTGGTCAAGTTGGCGGGGAGGTGTAAACGATGACTCGACGCATTCCGTTTGGCAAGGTCCGGCTGGCTTTGGCCAAAGAAAGACTTTTTAACAGGAAGGCCGGGAAGAACATGAAGAAGCAGGACAGAGTCCTGCACCTGTGATGCTCCCGCATCACTGATGCCGCCGCCAACGCGACGGCATGGGGCAACGGTGATCGACGCCGACTCAAACGAACTTCGCAAGCACCACCTGCGTGATGTGCGAGACTTGTAGGTAAATTACCATTGACTGCAAGAAGCGCGCAGGGCCGCCCATCCGCCGTGCTACCCCGAAGAAACAAAAAGCCGGTCCCACTGTGGAACCGGCTCGAAAAACGAGGAATTGATATTGGATTCCGCCTGAATGCCCAGTGCCACTGCGTCTCCAGGGGCAGCGGCCTTTCTGGCCGCGATGGGGCGGAGCCCCATCACGGTGCGCAGCACCGAGGGTGCAGGGCATGCCCTGCTAGGCGATGGTGACGTCGGAGCAGAGGTAAACGTCCTGAATGGCGTTGAGGAGCTTGACGCCTTCGGCCATCGGGCGCTGGAAGGCCTTGCGACCGGAAATGAGGCCGGTGCCGCCCGCGCGCTTGTTGATGACGGCGGTGCGCACGGCGTCGTGGAAGTCGTTCGCGCCGGAAGCGCCCCCGGAGTTGATCAGCCCCTGACGGCCCATGTAGCAGTTGGCCACCTGGTAGCGGGTCAGGTCAATCGGGTGGTCGGTGGTCAGCTCGGTGTAAACGCGTTCGTCGATCTTGCCGTAGCTGGAGCTGCCCATGTTGAGGGCCTTGTAGCCGCCGTTGTTTTCGGGGAGCTTCTGCTTGATGATGTCGGCCTCGATGGTGACGCCGAGGTGGTTGGCCTGGCCGGTGAGGTCGGCTGAGACGTGGTAGTCAACGCCGTCTTTCTTAAAGGCCGGATTACGCAGGTAGCACCACAGGATGGTGGCCATGCCCAGCTCGTGAGCGCGGGCGAAGGCTTCCGAGACTTCGAGGATCTGGCGATTGGACTCTTCGGAGCCGAAGTAGATCGTCGCGCCCACGGCGGCCGCGCCCATGTCATAAGCCTGCTCGACCGAGGCGAACATGATCTGGTCGAACTGGTTCGGGTAGGTCAGCAGTTGGTTGTGGTTGATTTTTACGATAAAGGGAATCTTGTGCGCGTAGCGACGGGCGACCGAGCCGAGCACACCGAGGGTGGAGGCGACGCCGTTACAGCCGCCTTCGATGGCGAGCTTGACGATGTTTTCGCTGTCGAAGTAGTCCGGGTTCTTGGCGAAGGAAGCGCCGCCGCTGTGCTCGATGCCCTGGTCTACGGGCAGGATGCTGACGTAGCCGGTGCCGGAGAGGCGGCCCGTGTGGAAGAGCCAGTTGAGGTTGTTGAGCACGCGCGGGTTGCGATCGCTCGGGACAAAAATGCGGTCAACGAAATCGCCGCCCGGCAGGTGCAGGCGATCCTTGCTGATCGTTTTGCATTCGTGAGAGAGGAGGTCCTTGGCGTTGTCGCCGAGGTATTCTTCGATCTTATTGATCATGGGAGCGGATGGTTGGCGTTTTCAGTTAGAGGTTGGTACACACCGATGAAATACCCCGCGTCGGGGCCGGGCAATCCATAAATGCCGCAGACAGGGCTTAGGGGGCGGTGTTCCGGTGGATAAGGCAGTGGGGCGGGGCTCGCTTGGAGCTGGATTGAGCGCCGGGGCCGAGAAAACTCGGGCCGGGGATTAATTGATGTTGATTTGAGCCCGATGCAGTATAAGCTGCCCTGCTTCAACACGCACAATACCTATTAACAAAAGCACACATGCCAGTTGCAACACCGAAGCAGTACGAAGCGATGATCGACGCCGCCCAGAAGGGCAACTACGCCTATCCGGCCGTCAACGTCACTTCGATCACGACCATCAATGCCGCGCTCAAAGCCTTTGCTGACAGCAAGTCGGACGGCATCATCCAGGTTTCCACCGGCGGCGGTCAGTTCGCCTCCGGCCTCGGCGTCAACGACGCGGCCTTCGGCGCCATCGTCCTGGCCGAAGCTACCCACATCCTGGCCGAAAAGTACGACGTGCTCGTCGCGCTGCACACCGACCACTGCCACCCGGAGAAGGTTGACGGCTTCCTCAAGCCGCTGCTCGAAGCCTCCCGCAAGCGCAAGGCCGAAGGCAAGGGCCCGCTCTTCCAGTCGCACATGTTCGATGGTTCCGTCGTTCCGTTGGACGAGAACCTGAAGATCTCCAAGGAGCTCCTGAAGGAGTGC comes from the Ruficoccus amylovorans genome and includes:
- a CDS encoding LacI family DNA-binding transcriptional regulator; this encodes MSVNDIALKAGVSQATVSKVINNYPTVSAESVARVRKAMRELNYEPLSRTRRVKEKSEQVPLVALLIFPGKYFQDYRASFVKMIRSIEESLREKGMDLIMAHVSRVEDLPASVRHRRVQGVILQGGDPGEDVLKELKDIPSVWVSSHRGQAGNSLLGGNEDVGRVAAEYLVSCGHKRLGVINTMSEDPVLVVRCRYFQFVAENAGCQCRMYVSDSHGESWSHGEDLDMAAFEKQVDEQVSAFLADKNRPTGIFVPVDFQLAMVYRILQRRGVQIGKNLDFIGSDEEKSVLLGLYPRPATIEVGPTLIGMQAVKELCWRMENLAGDSRLRVSVAPRLVPGEKLS
- the rbsK gene encoding ribokinase → MPPPPSILVFGSINMDVVTPLQRLPRPGETIHAGDIMLAPGGKGANAAVAAARLGGKVRFAGSVGTDSFGLQLRANLEREGIDTRALRDSTKSSGTAVILLNQASGQNSIMVGPGANAEATAPADPAWYAGAGMLMLQLETPVEAALDAARHARSQGVPVMLDPAPALPELPRELLSAVDYLLPNETELATLSGQPTDSFEQIVQAARSLVQNYDVREIVVTLGAKGALWLNAETSLHVPSIPVKAVDTTAAGDTFAGALSVALASGHSMPEAIRYAVVGGALACTRRGAQPSIPYRVEVLEKMSASTR
- a CDS encoding nucleoside hydrolase, with protein sequence MNCHNFSKEPVRLILDTDMGNDIDDALALAMLHAMQSRGECELLGVISSKAHELSPVFIDLMNTFYGRGTIPVGAVHEGVTPNERTYLGPICRAPDRFPRSYPENGYEPSVALLRRLLSREADGSVTLLMIGFSTNIAQLFDTGADEHSPLDGRELLARKVGRVVVMAGDFSEEVQRHPTLDNREYNVHCDISASMRFFNDCPVPLTLCGYEIGLAMLYPCRSILEDYEWTRYHPLAEGYRLYKPMPYDRPMWDPAAALEAVRPGCEAFTCSPPGWVAVDEQGIMRFHEDSAGLHRYLKIVPEQLKQSVNEIVELCAQPVYTDRQTVGKGIAENSTSATGSACPSL
- a CDS encoding glycosyltransferase family 9 protein, producing MIGFLLDSLGRVLAALPSKVSECFCKLVGDLIYFGLPGRRHALLSNLHHAFPDKPRQWHRRIGRESCRRTVEMGLYVLASPAFSLKRLKRHFTLDEDLSHELDQALRNREGGVVMVPHFSLMESLTALPGLHEANGQPPLNVGVIFRPLNQPGLDHWVKRTRERFGLKLLSRKEGFGPAMQLIENNGIVAVLFDQNAGHKGVLTTFFGRVASTTDLPGLLAQRRKTRVGILYTERTGFWQGRIRAEILTCPPRAIDIMLAANQWLEDKLKTGGDDLCADWLWLHSRWGTQEDPDKRFRLRARRDAIEETLEYHGWDALPRKTRFWVRLPNWLGDVIMALPLLRALRLARPDAELTLLARPHFLPLLERFGVGDRLLPLPAKGRGYYRQFRRWREEYPDCHILFTNSTRGDLEARLIGAPQRFGIARPGKPRRCLNLTWPLPTGLDEATIHQTRLWEKFFQHFGLQQELDLSPFAWEASASAPAAGSKPDAPGVSFAHSEDTTATTANAPRIGLIPGTENSPEKRWPVDHWRTLVAALQDARPDAQVFTFGTERDAAITREVTKDFRPQSVIDRAGKTALVEFADELSRLDLLICNDTGGMHLANALGVPVLVVFGPTNPVRTGPIFTAPTRLVQPAGCPPTGGMSISQVHPDMVLRHALELLGSR
- a CDS encoding GNAT family N-acetyltransferase; its protein translation is MEILIIKPSSLGDIIHGLQVAQSLKTQRPGVRITWVAREIFAPLAEACACVDEVIVFHRKAGWAGLRQCIREIRNRRYDWVLDMQGLARSGLMTWRARADNKAGRRDSREGARLAYQFMPELPPAGRTAHALDILLEFLPLLGLEARADGPLRFREVKASNLPPKTAGAVVLFPGSRRAEKEWPGFAALTEKLLAAEPGRTIVWAGDQPVTAPLEWPRERFFNLTGKTALPELLPLIAGARLCVCNDSGPMHLAAALGTELVAIFGPTPPERFGPWPLDNPRHYVVQAPASGLAGLEVGEVFALVEAALAADREEAPAEAPAETTASIQSVAKGKSSAADAREAPIEIKLFEPRHAEPFRRLNLDWIERFFEVEEQDRRMLGDPQQAIIAHGGEIVAAEAGGEVVGVGALQFIEPGYYEIAKMAVDPAWQGRGIGRKIMARLIERARELDAVRLLILTNTRLGPALHLYREFGFQEIPTPKDSHYQRVDISFELQLTPES
- a CDS encoding nucleoside deaminase produces the protein MFPSQLQRDGEFYMKLAYNLAIDAWRQDEVPIGAVIVYEGEVIAAAHNATQSTLDPTAHAEMLAITQAANAIGDWRLNGATLYVTKEPCPMCAGASIMARLTDVVFAVPDPKMGCLGGATPLHEVPGLNHRVTPHSGILERECRELLQAYFSLKRQSRDQN
- a CDS encoding pyridoxal-phosphate dependent enzyme encodes the protein MDLLRQLRQETLFARQRVYRAGQPTPLEQIELDGEGRIFVKREDLCAIKAYKWRGAFNRMALLSPQEADKPVLAASAGNHAQGVALAARLLGLKAQVFMPVTTPAVKRNAVLRHGGDAVEIVLHGDGYDDAYAAALQRAKDTGGVYIHAYDDLQVMAGQATLADEVVMSGEGPFDVAYLQIGGGGMAAGVANWLKTYYPGIRVVGVEGVGQASMKAALEAGQPVGLDTLDIFCDGTAVRKAGSTTFAVCREVLDEVITVTNEEVSDAIRLYWENLRCLQEPSGAMGLAGLLKDRAAHPFGRALVVATGANLDFGQLARIADAAGIGGGHRRHLRIEIPERPGAMLALLETGLGALNIIDFQYGKRDRELAWPVFGLSCSEPEHAALVERLRASGYRFTEVDNSVEVRYRAIACEARLLTHPLFLELEFYERPGAMHAFLDGTVRGRGNFCYFNYRYSGERVGRALIGLEFETAEDRAQFAVSLPPSGKGYRLCRTLDEQEMNRLFG
- a CDS encoding class I fructose-bisphosphate aldolase, which gives rise to MINKIEEYLGDNAKDLLSHECKTISKDRLHLPGGDFVDRIFVPSDRNPRVLNNLNWLFHTGRLSGTGYVSILPVDQGIEHSGGASFAKNPDYFDSENIVKLAIEGGCNGVASTLGVLGSVARRYAHKIPFIVKINHNQLLTYPNQFDQIMFASVEQAYDMGAAAVGATIYFGSEESNRQILEVSEAFARAHELGMATILWCYLRNPAFKKDGVDYHVSADLTGQANHLGVTIEADIIKQKLPENNGGYKALNMGSSSYGKIDERVYTELTTDHPIDLTRYQVANCYMGRQGLINSGGASGANDFHDAVRTAVINKRAGGTGLISGRKAFQRPMAEGVKLLNAIQDVYLCSDVTIA